Proteins found in one Abyssibius alkaniclasticus genomic segment:
- a CDS encoding dimethylsulfonioproprionate lyase family protein — translation MNEILMQREERQLALLNTPLGQPGSGRLRYGAAMYFHQQGRLDARALEAFRMAAASDTDDVRSVMGAHGIDATALAALLAAPDPAPGAQLLHLLDEIDRYLQPFTGPGIAEARTGIATARAQSVNMAQDPPANCVVGTHLPPALAALAPDCPALAADISATTPLLLWETYADYAPGAVGEDFEKGHAFTSLIGANAPLYAEDFDLGLFLIAPDTLYRDHYHPAPELYAPLTGPHLWRFGVDAPLRVKPAHEPVWNQPNAPHMTKSGPVPFLCIFCWAQNANAPAHILPANDWDRLATLDFLEE, via the coding sequence ATGAATGAGATCTTGATGCAGCGCGAGGAACGCCAGCTTGCATTGCTCAACACCCCGCTTGGCCAGCCCGGCTCGGGGCGGTTGCGCTATGGTGCGGCAATGTATTTCCACCAGCAGGGCAGGCTTGATGCCCGCGCGCTGGAAGCCTTCCGCATGGCGGCGGCAAGCGATACGGATGATGTGCGCAGCGTCATGGGCGCGCATGGCATAGACGCCACGGCACTTGCCGCCCTGCTGGCTGCACCAGATCCGGCCCCGGGCGCACAGCTTTTGCACCTGCTCGACGAGATCGACCGCTACTTGCAGCCCTTTACCGGCCCCGGCATTGCCGAGGCACGAACGGGCATTGCAACGGCGCGCGCGCAAAGCGTGAATATGGCGCAAGACCCGCCGGCAAACTGCGTGGTTGGCACCCATCTGCCACCCGCGCTGGCCGCGCTTGCGCCAGACTGTCCGGCGCTTGCCGCCGATATCTCTGCCACCACGCCCCTGCTGCTTTGGGAAACCTATGCCGATTATGCCCCCGGCGCTGTGGGGGAAGATTTTGAGAAAGGCCACGCCTTTACCTCGCTTATCGGGGCAAATGCCCCGCTTTATGCCGAAGATTTCGACCTTGGCCTGTTCCTGATCGCGCCCGATACGCTGTATCGCGACCATTACCACCCCGCCCCCGAGCTTTACGCCCCGCTGACCGGCCCGCATTTATGGCGCTTCGGGGTCGATGCGCCGCTGCGCGTCAAGCCCGCGCATGAACCTGTGTGGAACCAGCCCAACGCGCCGCATATGACCAAATCCGGCCCCGTGCCGTTCTTGTGCATTTTCTGCTGGGCGCAGAATGCCAACGCCCCCGCCCATATTCTGCCCGCCAATGATTGGGACAGGCTGGCCACCCTCGACTTTTTGGAGGAATGA
- a CDS encoding ABC transporter permease subunit, which produces MNNRPRFLITMLCFGFAFFYIPILSMIVYSFNNSRLATVWGGFSTKWYVKLFENQQVIDAAILSLKIALLSATLATILGTMAGIALARFRKFKGRTLFSGLVTAPLVMPEVITGISSLMLFILMAEYIGWPSQRGFTTVTLAHITFSMVFVTTIVHSRLAQADIDIEEAAMDLGSRPWQVMKDITLPVISPAILSGWLLAFTISLDDVVITSFTTGPGTTTLPILIWSKVKLGVTPDINALATITVLIVGIGVVLAGVILQRQEKRRARESQMAYQANE; this is translated from the coding sequence ATGAACAACCGTCCGCGCTTTCTGATCACCATGCTCTGCTTTGGCTTTGCGTTTTTCTACATCCCGATCCTGTCGATGATCGTCTATTCCTTCAACAATTCGCGGCTGGCCACGGTTTGGGGCGGGTTTTCGACCAAATGGTATGTGAAGCTGTTCGAAAACCAGCAGGTTATAGATGCGGCGATCCTGTCGCTGAAGATCGCGCTGCTCAGCGCCACATTGGCCACAATTCTGGGCACGATGGCGGGCATCGCGCTGGCGCGGTTTCGCAAGTTCAAGGGGCGCACCCTGTTTTCCGGCCTTGTCACCGCGCCGCTGGTCATGCCCGAGGTCATTACAGGCATATCATCGCTCATGCTGTTCATTCTGATGGCCGAATATATCGGCTGGCCGTCGCAACGCGGCTTCACCACGGTGACGCTGGCGCATATCACATTTTCAATGGTCTTCGTGACAACCATCGTGCATTCGCGGCTGGCGCAGGCCGATATCGATATCGAAGAGGCGGCGATGGACCTCGGCTCGCGCCCCTGGCAGGTGATGAAGGACATTACCCTGCCGGTCATCTCGCCGGCCATCCTGTCGGGCTGGCTGCTGGCCTTCACCATTTCGCTGGATGATGTGGTGATAACCTCGTTCACCACCGGGCCGGGCACCACCACGCTGCCCATTCTCATCTGGTCCAAGGTCAAGCTAGGTGTCACCCCCGATATCAACGCGCTGGCCACCATTACCGTGCTGATCGTCGGCATCGGCGTGGTGCTGGCCGGGGTCATTTTGCAGCGGCAGGAGAAGCGGCGCGCGCGCGAATCGCAAATGGCCTATCAGGCGAATGAATGA
- a CDS encoding GntR family transcriptional regulator, producing the protein MITRATPVPLYHQIAEHLRGQISSGKLPPAAKLPSEHALCAQFSVSRSVVRQALAALVADGLVETQRGRGAFVRARRVPVALHARLDPLETELDKAGFRLTTRMLAQKLIDAPAYIAEQIGDSRAIYLKRLRYADGQILLLVENYIPYARTPDLLGFEGFETTSLYQHMAAKYGIIATTGRRLLEVGRTPGDVAELLGLEPGSRAMFNREITRDQAGDVLEYYESWHHPDHTQLAIELRRDGA; encoded by the coding sequence ATGATCACCCGCGCAACCCCCGTGCCGCTTTATCACCAGATTGCCGAACATCTGCGCGGCCAGATCTCCTCGGGCAAACTGCCGCCTGCTGCGAAGCTGCCCTCGGAACATGCGCTATGCGCGCAATTCAGCGTGTCGCGCTCGGTCGTGCGGCAGGCTTTGGCGGCGCTTGTGGCCGATGGGCTGGTAGAAACGCAGCGCGGGCGCGGGGCGTTTGTGCGCGCGCGGCGTGTGCCTGTGGCGCTGCACGCCCGGCTCGACCCGCTGGAAACCGAGCTGGACAAGGCCGGTTTCAGGCTGACCACGCGGATGCTGGCGCAAAAGCTGATCGACGCCCCCGCCTATATTGCCGAACAGATCGGCGATAGCCGCGCGATCTACCTCAAGCGTCTGCGCTATGCCGACGGGCAGATTCTGCTGCTGGTCGAAAACTACATCCCCTATGCGCGCACCCCCGATTTGCTGGGCTTTGAGGGGTTCGAGACCACCTCGCTTTACCAGCATATGGCGGCGAAATACGGGATTATCGCCACAACCGGCCGCCGCCTGCTGGAGGTTGGGCGCACGCCGGGCGATGTGGCGGAATTGCTGGGGCTGGAGCCCGGCTCGCGCGCCATGTTCAACCGCGAGATTACCCGCGATCAGGCGGGGGATGTGCTGGAATATTACGAAAGCTGGCACCACCCCGACCATACGCAACTGGCGATCGAGCTGCGCCGCGATGGCGCGTGA
- a CDS encoding class I SAM-dependent methyltransferase, which yields MSDAPLYSNDLVAMLQLVWGDGFLSPGGPAEVALLLEGHSLAGKTLLDIGCGAGGVDIALVRDHDAGFVTGIDVEDPVLDHARARIAKAGLQHRIGLARVAPGPLPFGPASFDIVFSKDSIVHIPDKHALMAEVARILRPGGWFIASDWLIGHDNTPSPEMQAYIAAEGLEFGMASPARYADALAQAGFEDISLTSRNAWYQQTAARELNQMRGPLYAAATAQLGAAFVDHNIEIWTRMLPVLESGEHCPTHIHARKPLQPKDEDHHA from the coding sequence ATGAGTGACGCGCCGCTCTATTCAAACGATCTTGTTGCCATGCTGCAGCTGGTCTGGGGCGATGGCTTTCTGTCACCCGGTGGCCCGGCCGAAGTGGCGCTGCTGCTCGAAGGCCACAGCCTTGCCGGCAAAACCCTGCTCGATATCGGCTGCGGTGCGGGCGGTGTCGATATCGCCCTGGTGCGCGACCATGATGCAGGCTTTGTGACCGGCATAGATGTCGAAGACCCGGTGCTTGACCATGCCCGCGCCCGCATTGCCAAAGCCGGATTGCAGCACCGTATCGGGCTGGCCAGGGTCGCCCCCGGCCCGCTGCCCTTCGGCCCGGCCAGCTTTGACATTGTCTTTTCCAAAGACTCCATCGTGCATATTCCCGACAAACACGCGCTCATGGCCGAGGTGGCGCGCATTCTGCGCCCCGGTGGCTGGTTCATCGCATCCGACTGGCTGATCGGCCATGACAACACCCCAAGCCCCGAAATGCAGGCCTATATCGCCGCCGAGGGGCTGGAATTTGGCATGGCCAGCCCGGCGCGCTATGCCGATGCGCTGGCACAGGCCGGGTTCGAGGACATCTCCCTCACCAGCCGCAATGCCTGGTATCAGCAAACAGCGGCGCGCGAATTGAACCAGATGCGCGGCCCGCTTTATGCCGCCGCAACCGCGCAGCTTGGCGCGGCCTTTGTCGATCATAACATCGAAATCTGGACGCGTATGCTGCCTGTGCTAGAAAGCGGCGAACATTGTCCAACCCATATCCACGCCCGAAAACCCCTTCAGCCGAAAGATGAGGACCATCATGCATAA
- a CDS encoding ABC transporter permease yields MSIASNNAPKPAQRAESRFVRWFNRRGWANITISTPYIWLLLFFLLPFIIVIAMSVATRTPTAPPFSFSGERGAINFETYERLFSDTLYIRAFLTSIWNAAIATFLCLIIGYPMALGLTRVSKSWRNILLMLVILPFWTSFLLRVYAWMGMMGSNSWFNKLITSGYNLMVPGDMALRYIPMMNTNFAVILVTVYSYLPFMILPLYANLEKLDITLNEAAHDLGSRPFKVFLDVTLPLSVPGIIAGGLLVFIPASGELIIPTLVGDAGRPMIGRVISDEFASARDWPMASAVAVALLMLLVVPMMLYSYFESKNNSKKAQEE; encoded by the coding sequence ATGAGCATCGCCAGCAATAACGCCCCCAAACCCGCACAGCGCGCGGAATCGCGCTTCGTGCGCTGGTTCAACCGCCGCGGCTGGGCGAATATCACCATTTCCACCCCCTATATCTGGCTGCTGCTGTTCTTCCTTTTGCCTTTCATCATCGTCATCGCGATGAGCGTGGCCACCCGCACACCCACGGCCCCGCCGTTTTCGTTTTCCGGCGAACGCGGCGCGATCAATTTTGAAACCTATGAGCGGCTGTTCAGCGATACGCTCTATATCCGCGCCTTCCTCACCTCGATCTGGAACGCCGCGATTGCCACCTTCCTGTGCCTGATCATCGGCTACCCGATGGCGCTTGGCCTGACCCGCGTGTCGAAATCATGGCGCAACATATTGCTGATGCTGGTAATCTTGCCGTTCTGGACCTCGTTTTTGCTGCGTGTTTATGCGTGGATGGGGATGATGGGCAGCAATAGCTGGTTCAACAAACTCATCACATCCGGCTACAACCTGATGGTGCCAGGCGACATGGCGCTGCGCTACATTCCGATGATGAACACGAATTTCGCGGTCATTCTTGTGACCGTCTATTCCTACCTGCCCTTCATGATCTTGCCGCTCTATGCCAACCTTGAAAAGCTCGACATAACGCTGAACGAGGCCGCGCATGACCTTGGCAGCCGCCCGTTCAAGGTGTTCCTCGATGTCACATTGCCGCTATCGGTGCCCGGCATCATTGCCGGTGGCTTGCTGGTCTTCATCCCCGCCTCGGGCGAGCTGATCATCCCGACACTGGTGGGCGATGCCGGCCGCCCGATGATCGGGCGGGTCATTTCAGACGAGTTCGCCTCGGCGCGCGACTGGCCTATGGCCTCGGCCGTGGCGGTGGCGCTGCTCATGCTGCTGGTCGTGCCGATGATGCTCTATTCGTATTTTGAATCCAAGAACAACAGCAAGAAGGCACAGGAAGAATGA
- a CDS encoding aspartate aminotransferase family protein, with product MTFWKSKPSSGMAEMERGAPVQAFYGPARLPVIERARGVYMWDSAGKRYLDGSSGPIVANIGHGNTKVLAAMAEQAQKVCFASRAVFENAPNRALAQRIVGLAGPAFDQAFIVSGGSEATEAALKLARQYAVAKGEAHRFKVLSLMPSYHGGTLGAVAITGDSDSAAMFAPITRMMPKIPAPLSYRPPENHSAESYARHCAQSLEDTIRAEGPESVLAFILEPVGGLATGANVPPATYMRAVREICTRHGVLLIFDEVMSGAGRTGAFLAAEHWPDATPDIVTLAKGLAAGYTPLGAVLAPNRIVEPVVASGGFMHGHTYAANPLSCAIGDAVLGELVAQNMVENAAEMGRYLAENLREIAANSTIIGDIRGKGLLMAAEIVADKASKAMLPATARAVYRLLEIGTELGLMLYARKTSGGAYGEWLMIAPPLNITRAEADELLALFVATIAAFERELRDAGLI from the coding sequence ATGACTTTCTGGAAGTCAAAGCCCTCATCGGGCATGGCTGAAATGGAGCGCGGCGCGCCGGTTCAGGCGTTCTACGGCCCCGCCAGGCTGCCGGTAATTGAACGGGCCAGGGGCGTTTACATGTGGGATAGCGCGGGCAAACGCTATCTCGATGGGTCATCCGGCCCCATCGTTGCCAATATCGGCCATGGCAACACGAAGGTGCTGGCGGCCATGGCCGAACAGGCGCAAAAGGTATGTTTCGCCAGCCGCGCGGTGTTTGAAAACGCCCCCAACCGGGCACTGGCGCAACGGATTGTCGGGCTGGCGGGGCCGGCATTCGATCAGGCCTTCATCGTCTCTGGCGGCTCGGAAGCAACCGAGGCGGCGCTGAAGCTCGCCCGCCAATATGCCGTGGCCAAGGGCGAGGCGCACCGTTTCAAGGTGCTCTCGCTCATGCCCAGCTACCACGGTGGCACGCTGGGCGCGGTGGCGATAACGGGCGACAGCGACAGCGCCGCAATGTTCGCCCCCATCACGCGGATGATGCCCAAAATCCCCGCGCCCCTTTCCTACCGCCCGCCGGAAAACCACTCTGCCGAAAGCTATGCCCGCCACTGCGCACAGTCTTTGGAGGATACGATACGCGCCGAAGGGCCGGAAAGCGTGCTGGCCTTCATTCTGGAACCCGTTGGCGGGCTTGCCACCGGCGCCAATGTGCCGCCTGCCACCTATATGCGCGCCGTGCGCGAGATCTGCACCCGCCACGGCGTGCTGCTGATCTTTGACGAGGTGATGTCGGGCGCCGGGCGCACCGGCGCTTTTCTGGCCGCCGAACATTGGCCCGATGCCACGCCCGATATCGTGACCCTCGCCAAGGGTCTGGCGGCGGGCTACACGCCGCTGGGTGCCGTGCTGGCCCCAAACCGGATCGTGGAGCCAGTGGTCGCATCCGGTGGCTTCATGCATGGCCATACCTATGCCGCCAACCCGCTGTCTTGCGCGATTGGCGATGCGGTTCTGGGCGAGCTTGTGGCGCAGAATATGGTGGAAAATGCCGCCGAAATGGGGCGCTATCTGGCGGAAAATCTGCGCGAGATCGCCGCAAACAGCACGATCATTGGCGATATTCGCGGCAAAGGCTTGCTGATGGCCGCCGAAATCGTGGCCGATAAAGCGAGCAAAGCGATGCTCCCCGCAACGGCCCGCGCGGTCTATCGGCTGCTGGAAATCGGCACGGAACTGGGGCTGATGCTTTATGCGCGCAAAACTTCGGGCGGGGCGTATGGCGAATGGCTGATGATTGCACCGCCGCTGAACATTACCCGCGCCGAGGCCGATGAATTGCTGGCGCTGTTTGTCGCAACCATCGCGGCTTTCGAGCGCGAATTGCGCGACGCGGGCCTCATCTGA
- a CDS encoding aldehyde dehydrogenase family protein, whose translation MHNEDFYINGAWVKPNSPARLDVINPATEAPCATIALANQADVDAAFGAARAAFPAFSQTSKAERLALMREILAQYEARAQDMADAIRTEMGAPAAFAMDAQVWAGSAHIGATIEALEKMAFESRRGDTLIMHEAIGVAALITPWNWPMNQIACKVAPALAAGCTMVLKPSEIAPLSGLLFSEIMHKAGVPAGVYNMINGDGPVAGNAMSGHAEADMVSFTGSTRAGILVAKNAADTVKRVAQELGGKSANILLDDVDLEDAVTGGVDAVMANSGQSCDAPTRMLVPAHLHDRACDIAAAAAAATIAGDPQAETTTIGPVISQQQFDKVQGLIEAGLEDGARLVAGGPGRPAGLNQGYYVRPTVFGDVRPGMRIEREEIFGPVLSIMPYETEDDAVRMANDTVYGLAAYVQGKDMARVRRVARQLRAGQVQINAPEWDLFAPFGGYKQSGNGREYADWGIHDFLEVKALIGHG comes from the coding sequence ATGCATAACGAAGACTTTTACATCAACGGCGCTTGGGTAAAGCCAAACTCTCCCGCGCGGCTCGACGTGATCAACCCGGCAACCGAAGCCCCCTGCGCTACCATCGCGCTGGCCAATCAGGCCGATGTGGATGCCGCCTTTGGCGCGGCGCGCGCAGCCTTCCCGGCCTTCAGCCAGACCAGCAAGGCCGAACGGCTGGCGCTGATGCGCGAAATTCTTGCGCAATACGAGGCCCGCGCACAGGACATGGCCGATGCCATCCGCACCGAAATGGGCGCGCCTGCTGCTTTTGCAATGGATGCCCAGGTCTGGGCCGGCTCCGCCCATATCGGCGCAACCATAGAAGCACTCGAAAAAATGGCGTTCGAAAGCCGCCGTGGCGATACGCTGATCATGCACGAGGCGATTGGCGTGGCCGCGCTGATCACGCCGTGGAACTGGCCGATGAACCAGATCGCCTGCAAGGTTGCGCCTGCCCTTGCCGCTGGCTGCACAATGGTGCTGAAACCCAGCGAAATCGCCCCGCTTTCCGGCCTGCTTTTTAGCGAAATCATGCACAAGGCGGGCGTGCCTGCGGGCGTTTACAACATGATCAACGGCGATGGCCCCGTGGCGGGCAATGCCATGTCGGGCCATGCCGAGGCGGATATGGTCTCCTTCACCGGCTCGACCCGCGCGGGCATTCTGGTTGCCAAGAATGCCGCCGATACGGTGAAGCGTGTCGCACAAGAGCTTGGCGGCAAATCGGCCAATATACTGCTTGATGATGTCGATCTGGAAGACGCCGTGACCGGCGGTGTCGATGCCGTGATGGCCAATTCCGGCCAGTCTTGCGATGCGCCCACCCGCATGTTGGTGCCCGCCCATCTGCATGACCGCGCCTGCGATATTGCCGCCGCCGCCGCTGCCGCCACGATTGCGGGTGATCCCCAGGCAGAGACGACCACCATCGGCCCGGTCATCAGCCAGCAACAGTTTGACAAGGTGCAGGGGCTGATCGAGGCCGGGCTTGAAGATGGCGCGCGGCTTGTGGCCGGTGGCCCCGGTCGCCCGGCGGGCCTGAACCAGGGCTATTACGTGCGTCCCACCGTATTTGGCGATGTCCGCCCCGGAATGCGCATCGAGCGCGAGGAAATCTTCGGCCCCGTCCTGTCGATCATGCCTTATGAGACCGAAGACGATGCCGTGCGCATGGCCAATGACACGGTTTACGGCCTTGCCGCCTATGTGCAGGGCAAGGATATGGCGCGTGTGCGCCGCGTGGCCCGCCAGCTGCGCGCCGGGCAGGTGCAGATCAATGCGCCGGAATGGGATTTGTTCGCCCCCTTTGGCGGCTACAAGCAATCGGGCAATGGCCGCGAATATGCCGATTGGGGCATCCATGACTTTCTGGAAGTCAAAGCCCTCATCGGGCATGGCTGA
- the deoC gene encoding deoxyribose-phosphate aldolase has protein sequence MSSDVQEPSTELMRPTRNTGMALNLDLVAEQRVNLSAVERRCAALGGRRTVKKAHQAAWLLKAISCMDLTTLAGDDTPGRVRRLCAKARNPLRPDLVAALGIADLKLTTGAVCVYHEMIAPAAAALHGTGIPVAAVSTGFPAGLTPHHLKVAEIKASVAAGAREIDIVISRRHVLTGDWAALYDEMAEYRAACGNAHVKAILATGELGTLRNVARASWVCMMAGADFIKTSTGKEGVNATLPFTLVMLRAIRDYHALTGHKIGYKPAGGISRAKDSLGYLALIKEELGDAWLTPALFRFGASSLLGDIERQLEHHVTGAYSAANRHAMA, from the coding sequence ATGTCCAGTGACGTTCAAGAACCCAGCACCGAATTGATGCGCCCGACCCGCAATACGGGCATGGCGCTCAACCTCGACCTTGTGGCCGAGCAACGTGTGAACCTATCGGCGGTGGAACGGCGCTGCGCCGCCCTTGGCGGGCGGCGCACGGTGAAAAAGGCACATCAGGCGGCCTGGTTGCTCAAGGCCATTTCCTGCATGGACTTGACCACCCTGGCAGGCGATGACACGCCGGGCCGGGTGCGCCGCCTTTGCGCCAAGGCGCGCAACCCGCTGCGCCCCGACCTTGTGGCCGCGCTTGGCATTGCCGATTTGAAGCTGACCACCGGGGCGGTTTGCGTTTACCACGAAATGATCGCCCCCGCCGCGGCCGCGCTGCACGGCACCGGCATTCCGGTGGCCGCTGTCTCCACCGGCTTTCCTGCAGGGCTGACCCCGCATCATCTGAAGGTTGCCGAGATCAAGGCCTCGGTTGCGGCAGGCGCACGCGAGATTGACATCGTCATTTCGCGCCGCCATGTGCTGACCGGCGACTGGGCCGCGCTTTATGATGAAATGGCCGAATACCGCGCCGCCTGTGGCAATGCGCATGTGAAGGCAATTCTGGCCACGGGCGAGCTTGGCACGCTGCGCAATGTCGCCCGCGCAAGCTGGGTATGCATGATGGCCGGGGCCGATTTCATCAAAACCTCGACCGGGAAGGAAGGCGTGAACGCCACCCTGCCCTTCACGCTGGTCATGCTGCGCGCCATCCGCGACTACCATGCGCTGACCGGCCACAAGATCGGCTATAAACCGGCGGGCGGCATTTCCAGGGCGAAAGACAGCCTTGGCTATCTTGCGCTGATCAAAGAGGAACTGGGCGACGCGTGGCTTACACCGGCGCTGTTCCGCTTTGGCGCCTCCTCGCTGCTGGGGGATATCGAGCGCCAGCTCGAACACCATGTCACCGGCGCCTATTCGGCTGCCAACCGCCATGCGATGGCCTGA
- a CDS encoding amidohydrolase, with product MMQIELVVHNADIRTMRAERPRAEALAVAGGRIVALGSSADMLALAGPETRRLNAGGRMVLPGLQDAHIHLLNGGTDMVSGPVLYDATSIEALQAALRGFAKANPNGPVMGMGWQAGIFTDENLGRAVLDAAIPDRPCMLYDSSFHNAVINTAAMRAVALTTGQPDPPNGHFVLDAQGIPTGMLHEAATGWVRNRLPPTSHETHMKGLAMGQAHANRHGITGVLDAMIVDDNARAYAEAAANGTLTLRVAGTALVRPEDTAQTALERLSALRASHRDPLFTVHSGKFFFDGVLENRTAAMLEPYADSPGGNAPLMFEPAKIAELFKALDAARFQIHVHAIGDNAVRAALDGIETARRANGNWPALHQIAHIQMLHGSDLPRFRALGVMANMQPLWAMYDPVVPDLWMDMVGEARLPMVYALRDLLDAGAPLCLSSDFPVSTLNPFEIMQTAVTRAASAQARPFQPHQAITIAEALAGYTTAAAAACWRSHETGAIFPGAHADLIVIDRDISTCDPFEIGGTKVLATLLAGVEVYRDTQFDG from the coding sequence ATGATGCAGATCGAGCTTGTTGTGCATAACGCCGATATCCGCACGATGCGCGCCGAGCGCCCCCGCGCCGAAGCCCTGGCCGTGGCAGGCGGGCGGATTGTAGCGCTTGGCAGCAGCGCCGATATGCTGGCGCTGGCGGGGCCAGAGACCCGGCGGCTGAATGCCGGCGGGCGCATGGTGCTGCCGGGCTTGCAGGATGCGCATATCCACCTGCTGAATGGCGGCACCGATATGGTCTCCGGCCCCGTGCTTTACGATGCGACCAGCATTGAGGCCTTGCAGGCCGCATTGCGCGGCTTTGCAAAGGCCAACCCGAACGGGCCGGTCATGGGCATGGGCTGGCAGGCCGGTATCTTCACCGACGAAAACCTTGGCCGCGCCGTGCTGGATGCCGCCATTCCCGACCGGCCATGTATGCTTTATGACAGCAGCTTTCATAATGCCGTCATCAACACCGCCGCCATGCGCGCCGTGGCGCTGACCACCGGCCAGCCCGACCCGCCGAACGGCCATTTCGTGCTGGATGCCCAAGGCATACCCACCGGGATGCTGCACGAAGCGGCAACCGGCTGGGTGCGGAACAGGCTGCCGCCCACCAGCCATGAAACCCATATGAAAGGGCTGGCAATGGGCCAGGCCCATGCCAACAGGCACGGCATAACCGGCGTGCTTGATGCGATGATCGTTGATGACAACGCCCGCGCCTATGCCGAGGCCGCCGCCAATGGCACCCTAACCTTGCGCGTTGCGGGCACCGCCCTTGTGCGCCCCGAAGATACCGCGCAAACCGCCCTGGAACGGCTGAGCGCGCTGCGCGCCAGCCACCGCGACCCGCTGTTCACCGTCCATTCCGGCAAGTTCTTCTTTGATGGCGTGCTTGAAAACCGCACGGCCGCCATGCTGGAACCCTATGCCGACAGCCCCGGCGGCAATGCCCCGCTGATGTTCGAGCCCGCCAAAATTGCCGAGCTTTTCAAAGCCCTCGACGCCGCGCGCTTTCAAATCCATGTTCATGCGATTGGGGACAATGCCGTGCGCGCCGCACTTGACGGGATAGAGACCGCGCGCCGCGCCAATGGCAACTGGCCCGCTTTGCACCAGATCGCCCATATCCAGATGCTGCACGGCTCCGATCTGCCACGGTTTCGCGCGCTGGGTGTCATGGCCAACATGCAGCCGCTTTGGGCGATGTATGACCCTGTCGTGCCGGATTTATGGATGGATATGGTTGGCGAGGCGCGCCTGCCAATGGTCTATGCGCTGCGCGATTTGCTGGATGCGGGCGCGCCGCTTTGCCTGTCATCGGATTTTCCGGTCAGCACGCTCAACCCGTTCGAGATCATGCAAACCGCCGTCACCCGCGCAGCCAGCGCGCAGGCCCGCCCCTTTCAGCCGCATCAGGCCATAACCATTGCCGAGGCGCTGGCCGGCTATACCACCGCTGCCGCCGCCGCCTGCTGGCGCAGCCACGAGACCGGCGCGATTTTCCCCGGTGCCCATGCCGACCTGATTGTCATCGACCGTGACATCAGCACATGCGACCCGTTTGAAATTGGCGGCACAAAGGTGCTTGCAACCCTGCTGGCGGGGGTGGAAGTTTACCGCGACACGCAATTTGATGGATAA